The following are from one region of the Acidimicrobiia bacterium genome:
- the mreD gene encoding rod shape-determining protein MreD, with product MSRARVAIALLAVVASLVIQTTIFGASGIEPLGVAPAFVTLVVIGIGQYVEAEYHLLLGFTAGILADLMGSGTLGLWAMTLTVVAYASSRLRSRFNEGILLSAVLVFSLTLLGQVLFVVLGTLFGQNLLKDQALAAKIILPALWNLFLAWPVLWILSLAFRRPSQGWAT from the coding sequence ATGAGCCGAGCGCGCGTCGCAATCGCATTGCTCGCCGTGGTCGCGTCTCTCGTGATCCAGACCACGATCTTCGGTGCCTCCGGGATCGAGCCGCTCGGCGTCGCGCCGGCGTTCGTGACCCTGGTCGTGATCGGGATCGGGCAGTATGTCGAGGCCGAGTATCACCTCCTCCTCGGATTCACCGCAGGAATCCTTGCGGACCTGATGGGAAGTGGAACGCTCGGTCTGTGGGCAATGACCCTCACCGTCGTGGCATACGCCTCGTCGCGGTTGCGGTCCCGATTCAACGAAGGGATCCTGCTTTCGGCAGTCCTCGTGTTCTCGCTCACCCTGCTCGGTCAGGTCCTGTTCGTGGTGCTCGGGACGCTCTTCGGTCAGAATCTGCTCAAGGACCAGGCGCTCGCAGCAAAGATCATCTTGCCCGCGTTGTGGAATCTCTTCCTTGCGTGGCCGGTTCTGTGGATTCTGTCGCTCGCCTTCCGTAGACCGAGTCAGGGGTGGGCGACATGA
- a CDS encoding penicillin-binding transpeptidase domain-containing protein — protein MTSTVRTVVIGFVFVALLGVLVLRLWTMQVTDAAAYEVRAESNQVRVVRTPAPRGDIFDANGVKLAGTRSALAAVVDLALVDDDDLEMLARNLAAFLDGDASEILETLEDADGPQVTVAADLTDYQATFVVEHREVFPGVNIIPQPVRIYPRGEIGAHVIGYIGKPNAEDLERENVNGNTFVGKAGVEAYYDDELLGTEGLVEYQVDARRKVLSLVGEEAPTAGGSLVLTIDAEAQAQLQASLRDGLILARRDEMEQRAAELSKQSIADRLAEALADAQQAAREQEADRTEQDTTEPGTAEPGTDDDDVASPVADITIDPAEVLASLYPGLPIDDNGVCVPVQRVTVPLDGDAVLSGSEPRFIRLESIVDTDGVLEATLALGQDRFTVRDNQSFASTLQVVAVQEDRVILHHKDKWCPVRAIGTVIDPNDGSVVAMASYPAYDPAAFVDGLSDDQWAALTTESAFQNFAVQGLYAPASTFKTVPYVLAMEEGFYPVDRGAGDKELVDDTQPAPAEPLTTHTDLYNCSGEFRFELNDGTTQKKRDWLSRGHGPLDLHGALVESCDLYFWDVALRLWEERNDESGVDKENLLQVYARNFGFGTATGIDLPFERDGLVPDRAWFQAEQSANSPRVRPDGPWVGGDLMDIAVGQGAMLTTPLQMANGYAAMVNGGTLYSPRVVDRIVDGDGKTIRTIPSTVIRKVDMDPSTVRWLRTDLQRVVNDLGGPDNYGGTGKSAFYDRSGRNIFGDGVDTIGGKTGTGEVIKAPDSEAFREVDNAWFIGVAPISSPDFVVTIVVERGGSGGRVAAPIARQVLQYLLNGPEGVTDLAPGLDAD, from the coding sequence ATGACGAGCACCGTGAGGACCGTCGTCATCGGGTTCGTCTTCGTTGCGCTGCTCGGCGTCCTCGTCCTGCGCTTGTGGACCATGCAGGTCACCGACGCCGCTGCGTACGAGGTCCGCGCCGAGAGCAACCAGGTGCGGGTTGTACGGACACCAGCCCCACGGGGGGACATCTTCGATGCGAACGGCGTCAAGCTGGCAGGGACACGCTCCGCGCTCGCGGCAGTCGTTGATCTCGCCCTCGTCGACGACGATGACCTCGAGATGCTTGCAAGGAACCTTGCGGCCTTCCTCGACGGGGACGCGTCCGAGATCCTCGAAACCCTCGAGGATGCCGACGGACCCCAAGTGACCGTTGCGGCGGACCTCACCGATTACCAGGCCACCTTTGTGGTGGAGCACCGTGAGGTATTCCCGGGCGTCAACATCATTCCCCAACCAGTGCGCATCTATCCGCGAGGTGAGATCGGAGCGCATGTGATCGGGTACATCGGGAAGCCGAACGCCGAGGACCTCGAACGCGAGAATGTCAACGGCAACACCTTCGTCGGCAAAGCGGGCGTCGAGGCGTATTACGACGACGAACTGCTCGGAACCGAAGGGCTTGTCGAGTATCAGGTCGATGCGAGGCGCAAGGTTCTCTCCCTGGTGGGGGAGGAAGCGCCGACTGCTGGCGGAAGTCTCGTTCTGACGATCGATGCCGAGGCGCAGGCTCAACTCCAGGCGTCACTGCGAGACGGCCTCATCCTCGCGAGACGCGACGAGATGGAACAACGCGCCGCCGAACTGTCCAAACAGTCGATAGCCGACCGGCTCGCCGAAGCGCTCGCAGACGCCCAGCAGGCAGCCAGGGAACAGGAAGCAGACCGCACCGAACAGGACACGACCGAGCCGGGGACCGCGGAACCGGGTACTGACGACGACGATGTCGCATCGCCGGTGGCCGACATCACGATCGATCCTGCCGAGGTCCTTGCTTCGCTGTATCCGGGACTCCCGATCGACGACAACGGTGTCTGTGTGCCGGTCCAGCGGGTCACCGTTCCACTCGACGGGGACGCGGTCCTGTCGGGCTCAGAGCCACGATTCATCCGACTGGAATCGATCGTCGACACGGACGGTGTCCTCGAGGCGACCCTCGCGCTCGGACAGGATCGGTTCACCGTGCGGGACAACCAGTCGTTTGCCTCGACACTCCAGGTCGTCGCCGTTCAAGAAGACAGGGTCATCCTGCATCACAAGGACAAGTGGTGTCCGGTTCGGGCCATCGGCACGGTGATTGATCCCAACGACGGGTCCGTTGTCGCCATGGCCTCATATCCCGCGTACGATCCGGCGGCCTTCGTTGACGGGCTGAGCGATGACCAGTGGGCGGCGTTGACGACCGAGTCGGCATTCCAGAACTTCGCCGTCCAAGGCCTGTATGCCCCCGCTTCGACTTTCAAGACGGTGCCGTATGTCCTCGCGATGGAGGAGGGGTTCTACCCAGTCGATCGCGGCGCCGGTGACAAGGAGCTCGTCGACGATACCCAACCCGCCCCGGCGGAGCCGTTGACGACTCACACGGATCTGTACAACTGCTCGGGGGAGTTTCGGTTCGAGCTCAACGATGGAACGACCCAAAAGAAGCGAGATTGGCTTTCACGGGGTCATGGGCCTCTCGACCTGCACGGCGCCCTTGTGGAGTCGTGCGATCTCTACTTCTGGGATGTTGCGCTGCGGTTGTGGGAGGAACGCAACGACGAGTCCGGAGTGGACAAGGAGAACCTGCTTCAGGTCTACGCACGGAACTTCGGTTTCGGCACCGCGACCGGCATCGACCTGCCATTCGAGCGAGATGGCCTTGTACCGGACCGTGCTTGGTTCCAGGCCGAGCAGAGCGCGAACTCGCCACGGGTTCGACCAGACGGCCCATGGGTCGGAGGTGACCTCATGGACATCGCGGTTGGTCAGGGGGCGATGCTGACGACGCCGCTCCAGATGGCCAACGGCTACGCCGCCATGGTCAACGGGGGAACGCTGTACTCGCCTCGGGTCGTTGATCGAATCGTCGACGGCGACGGCAAAACCATCCGAACGATTCCTTCAACGGTGATCCGCAAAGTGGACATGGATCCATCAACAGTGCGGTGGCTCAGGACAGACCTCCAACGAGTTGTCAATGACCTCGGCGGTCCCGACAACTATGGCGGAACCGGCAAGTCGGCGTTCTACGACCGCAGCGGCCGGAACATCTTCGGCGATGGTGTCGACACGATCGGGGGGAAGACGGGCACCGGCGAGGTTATCAAGGCTCCGGATTCCGAGGCGTTCCGCGAGGTCGACAACGCGTGGTTCATCGGCGTCGCGCCGATCAGCAGCCCCGATTTCGTCGTCACCATCGTGGTCGAGCGCGGCGGGTCCGGCGGCCGAGTCGCTGCACCGATCGCCCGCCAAGTCCTGCAGTACCTCCTCAATGGTCCCGAAGGTGTGACCGATCTCGCGCCAGGATTGGACGCCGACTGA
- a CDS encoding thymidine kinase: MERRADQGWIEVITGPMFSGKSEELIRRVTRYHLARIPTQTFKPALDSRYAVGELVSHSRMSTRAQPVEDSAELLRSVDDRTVVIGIDEAQFFDEGLVDVAAMLAGAGKNLIVAGLDLDYLGRPFEPMPSLILRAEYVTKALAVCHRCGGPGLFTQRVVQSDELVVLGALDAYEARCRRCYDPHEAEQQRLDVGAISP; this comes from the coding sequence ATGGAGCGACGGGCGGACCAGGGGTGGATCGAAGTTATCACCGGTCCGATGTTCTCTGGGAAGTCCGAGGAATTGATCCGCAGGGTCACTCGCTACCACCTGGCGCGGATACCAACCCAGACCTTCAAGCCGGCCCTCGACTCGCGGTACGCCGTGGGGGAGCTCGTCTCGCATTCGCGTATGAGCACACGGGCCCAGCCGGTTGAGGATTCGGCAGAACTGCTGCGGTCGGTCGACGATCGAACGGTCGTTATCGGCATCGATGAGGCCCAGTTCTTCGACGAAGGGCTCGTCGATGTGGCGGCGATGCTCGCAGGGGCGGGAAAGAACCTGATCGTCGCGGGGCTGGATCTTGACTATCTGGGCCGTCCGTTCGAGCCGATGCCATCCCTGATCCTGCGAGCCGAGTATGTGACAAAGGCGCTCGCGGTGTGCCATCGGTGTGGGGGTCCCGGGCTGTTCACACAACGGGTTGTGCAGTCCGACGAGCTTGTCGTTCTCGGGGCGCTCGACGCGTACGAGGCGCGATGTCGCCGATGCTACGACCCTCACGAAGCGGAGCAGCAACGGCTCGATGTCGGGGCCATCTCCCCCTGA
- a CDS encoding Mur ligase family protein — translation MEQPSIITTREQAEAFLDARIGAGVRPGLERISGLLELMGNPHKAYPSIHIAGTNGKTTVARMVQQILGAHGLATGGFTSPHLGSVEERFAIHGETVEPEEFTKAVADIAWFVERYETDTDTTVTYFEVTVALAFSMFAARAVDAAVVEVGLGGRLDATNVVDADVSIVTGVDIDHTEYLGSTVVDIATEKMAILKQGGTLVTGPLPADAIGVAASRVEAARANWIRHGFDFSVTDATLAVGGWRCSVAGVHGDYDGLYLPLHGRHQVEHLALSVASCEMLLGRELDHDALVLAVESVTSPGRLEVVRRRPVVLLDGAHNAQGFRGLAATIDDEFPAMEWRMVLGIRGERSVESLIAPLVGQVCKVYATAANDESAIAPDVIAAAAADVLEVPAAAYERSEQALADAVADAGVDGGVIVTGSLYLVGEVRHLFEVAVDASAGAHLRFEPEVLDD, via the coding sequence ATGGAACAGCCCTCCATCATCACGACCCGCGAGCAGGCCGAAGCGTTCCTCGATGCCCGCATCGGTGCAGGGGTCCGTCCCGGGCTCGAACGCATCTCCGGCCTGCTTGAGTTGATGGGGAACCCCCACAAGGCTTATCCGTCGATTCACATCGCGGGAACCAACGGCAAGACGACCGTGGCGCGGATGGTGCAGCAGATACTCGGTGCCCACGGGCTCGCAACCGGAGGATTCACCTCACCGCATCTCGGAAGCGTCGAGGAGCGCTTCGCTATCCACGGCGAGACGGTCGAGCCGGAGGAGTTCACCAAGGCCGTCGCCGACATCGCATGGTTTGTCGAGCGGTACGAAACCGACACCGACACTACGGTGACCTACTTCGAGGTCACCGTGGCGCTCGCCTTCTCCATGTTCGCCGCCAGAGCCGTCGACGCGGCCGTTGTCGAGGTTGGCCTCGGGGGACGGCTTGACGCGACCAATGTCGTGGACGCCGATGTGTCGATTGTGACCGGCGTCGACATCGACCACACGGAATACCTCGGGTCGACCGTTGTCGACATTGCAACCGAGAAGATGGCGATCCTCAAACAGGGAGGAACGCTCGTGACCGGACCGCTCCCTGCCGACGCGATCGGTGTTGCTGCCTCCCGAGTCGAGGCGGCAAGGGCCAACTGGATTCGGCACGGATTCGATTTTTCCGTGACGGACGCGACCCTCGCCGTTGGCGGCTGGCGCTGCTCGGTCGCCGGTGTGCACGGGGACTACGACGGACTGTATCTGCCCCTCCATGGGCGTCACCAGGTCGAGCACCTCGCCCTGTCGGTGGCGTCGTGCGAGATGTTGCTCGGACGGGAACTCGACCACGACGCCCTTGTGCTTGCGGTGGAATCGGTGACTTCGCCCGGACGGCTCGAAGTCGTGCGGAGGCGTCCCGTTGTGTTGCTCGACGGAGCGCACAACGCTCAGGGATTCCGAGGCCTTGCAGCGACGATCGACGATGAGTTCCCTGCGATGGAGTGGAGGATGGTCCTCGGCATTCGGGGCGAACGATCCGTTGAGTCCCTCATTGCCCCGCTCGTCGGCCAGGTTTGCAAGGTGTATGCAACTGCGGCGAACGATGAGAGTGCGATCGCCCCCGATGTCATTGCCGCCGCGGCGGCCGATGTGCTCGAGGTGCCAGCTGCTGCCTATGAGCGATCCGAACAGGCGCTTGCCGATGCGGTTGCCGACGCAGGCGTCGATGGCGGCGTGATTGTCACGGGTTCGTTGTATCTCGTTGGGGAAGTGCGGCATCTCTTCGAAGTCGCGGTGGACGCGTCTGCCGGGGCACATCTGCGTTTCGAACCCGAGGTTCTCGACGACTGA
- the mreC gene encoding rod shape-determining protein MreC, translating to MLPSGRRITRTTILFASLVAIGFLIATFDVRDDGDSVANVLREGTQSIFEPLQKATDWVASPVVGFVDGVTNLAGLRTENERLQDRVAELEAQVLESTALKEQVRQLEAIAGIDAPLELPTVTAKIYSSGPSAFDNARFIDKGANDGIAVGQPVIDENGLIGRVDLVSANDARIRLIIDPLVSAGVRVQSTNETGIVTGRGDGPLRLEMFRATLSVAAGDLVVTDGTRFPPGLVVGRITEDATAEVGFVLRVGVEPAANLSQVDYVKVIIGWTALDADLQDGIIDTSVATTSTTTIPVTTTEAGG from the coding sequence ATGCTCCCCTCCGGGCGCCGAATCACGAGGACGACGATCCTGTTCGCTTCACTCGTCGCGATCGGCTTCCTCATCGCGACCTTCGATGTGCGCGACGACGGTGACAGCGTCGCCAATGTGCTCCGGGAAGGCACCCAGTCCATCTTCGAGCCGCTTCAGAAAGCAACCGACTGGGTCGCAAGTCCCGTCGTTGGGTTCGTCGATGGGGTCACAAATCTCGCAGGGCTCCGGACCGAGAACGAACGCCTCCAAGACCGTGTGGCCGAGCTCGAAGCCCAGGTGCTCGAATCGACGGCCCTCAAGGAGCAGGTGAGGCAGCTCGAAGCCATCGCCGGGATCGATGCACCTCTCGAACTCCCGACCGTCACCGCGAAGATCTACTCGTCGGGACCGTCAGCGTTCGACAATGCCCGGTTCATCGACAAGGGGGCCAACGACGGCATCGCCGTCGGACAGCCCGTCATCGACGAGAACGGCCTGATCGGAAGGGTCGATCTCGTGTCGGCAAACGATGCGAGGATCAGGCTCATCATCGATCCCCTTGTGTCGGCTGGCGTGCGGGTGCAGTCGACGAACGAGACCGGCATCGTGACCGGAAGAGGTGACGGACCGCTTCGGCTCGAGATGTTCAGAGCAACCCTCAGCGTTGCCGCGGGCGACCTCGTGGTGACCGACGGGACGAGGTTCCCACCCGGGCTGGTCGTCGGGCGCATCACCGAGGATGCAACCGCCGAGGTTGGGTTCGTCCTGCGCGTCGGTGTCGAGCCTGCGGCAAACCTCTCCCAGGTCGACTATGTGAAGGTGATCATCGGTTGGACGGCGCTCGATGCAGACCTCCAGGACGGAATCATCGACACATCGGTCGCGACGACCTCGACAACGACCATCCCGGTCACCACGACCGAGGCGGGTGGCTGA
- the rodA gene encoding rod shape-determining protein RodA gives MAIDRRDSIPISFMHRELPLKPDLVLVLTYLAITAIGLLMVYSATAPGLENRGLDPTTELKEQAIFVVIGFVVFGLISWIDLTEIRGFVTPIYVISMLLLVLVFVVGDNAQGAIRWIDIGFLRFQPSEVAKVATILALASVLAAVEPPLRWVSVARSVMLVALPGVLIFLQPDLGTMLVFAFVLITMLFVAGATARQLAFLAVVTIIGTVGVFQLNLIQQYQINRLTAFVNPGAHELSLSYNQVQSEIAIGSGGLFGKGLFEGSQTNLEFVPVQASDFIFTAVGEQFGFIGCVTVIVLIGILLWRLLRIAQSARNRFGYLVTMGVAAMLAFHAFVNIGMTVRIMPVTGLPLPFMSSGGTFFVVMSAALGLAHSSWIRRPPAPGEARRDS, from the coding sequence ATGGCCATCGACCGCCGCGACTCGATTCCGATCTCGTTCATGCACCGCGAGTTGCCGCTCAAGCCAGACCTCGTCCTCGTCCTCACCTACCTTGCGATCACGGCGATCGGCCTGCTCATGGTGTACTCGGCAACGGCGCCGGGTCTCGAGAACCGTGGTCTGGATCCGACGACCGAACTCAAAGAGCAGGCCATCTTCGTCGTGATCGGTTTTGTCGTGTTCGGTCTCATCTCGTGGATCGACCTGACTGAGATCCGTGGCTTCGTGACACCGATCTATGTGATCTCGATGCTGCTTCTCGTGCTGGTGTTTGTCGTCGGTGACAACGCGCAGGGAGCGATTCGCTGGATCGACATCGGCTTCCTGCGTTTCCAGCCGTCGGAGGTCGCGAAGGTCGCGACGATTCTCGCCCTTGCATCGGTGCTTGCCGCCGTCGAGCCGCCTCTGCGGTGGGTCTCCGTTGCCAGGTCGGTGATGCTCGTCGCGTTGCCCGGCGTGCTCATCTTTCTCCAGCCCGACCTCGGAACCATGCTTGTGTTCGCGTTCGTGCTGATCACCATGCTGTTCGTGGCGGGCGCGACCGCTCGACAGCTCGCCTTCCTCGCGGTTGTGACGATCATCGGGACGGTGGGGGTGTTCCAACTCAACCTCATCCAGCAATACCAGATCAACCGGCTGACCGCGTTTGTCAACCCGGGGGCACACGAGTTGAGCCTTTCGTACAACCAGGTCCAGTCCGAGATCGCCATCGGTTCGGGTGGACTGTTCGGCAAGGGGCTCTTCGAAGGATCGCAAACGAACCTTGAGTTCGTGCCGGTGCAGGCGTCGGACTTCATCTTCACCGCGGTTGGGGAGCAATTCGGGTTCATTGGATGCGTCACGGTCATTGTCTTGATCGGGATTCTCCTGTGGCGTCTCCTCCGGATCGCGCAAAGCGCCAGGAACCGGTTCGGGTATCTCGTCACGATGGGGGTCGCTGCGATGCTTGCCTTTCATGCGTTTGTCAACATCGGAATGACGGTTCGGATCATGCCGGTGACCGGGCTCCCGCTCCCGTTCATGTCCTCGGGTGGAACCTTCTTCGTGGTGATGAGTGCTGCGCTCGGGCTCGCGCACTCGTCGTGGATTCGTCGTCCCCCCGCCCCCGGCGAAGCCCGCCGAGACAGTTGA
- a CDS encoding Rne/Rng family ribonuclease gives MGLFRKKAPRVVRKSEAGVEHTIKTVNGQEFTIRKPATRPQTTGGTATKKRSKRQHRPTKKAAGSQTSPSSRPQRRRPPVEIVEPPETARKQMLVRSSPHQTQIVVLEGPVLVEHYVASSDRKSLVGNVYIGKVRNVLPGMEAAFIDFGEGKNGVLYAGDVNYREYDLDGKPKRIENALKPGDGVLVQVVKDAMGHKGARLTNQISLAGRYLVLAPNEEVRGISRRLSDDERRRLREIVGDVRPNGTGIIVRTAAEGATRDDIKADIDRLKEIWDTIDRDRTTASAPALIYEEPPLVIRVIREHFTRDFKRLLIDDPDTHALVLDYLKGTEADLVDKVKLYDDELALFERYHVEDQLRKALDRKVWLPSGGHLVIDRTEALTVIDVNTGRFVGKNNLEETVLENNLESAEEIARQLRLRDIGGIIVIDFIDMEDPKSQDAVLLRLREHLAKDKTRTQVFDVSHLGLVEMTRKNVSAGLLESFSETCTHCNGRGVLLHEEAAATGVPAHDAGVQEAADEL, from the coding sequence ATGGGACTCTTCAGAAAGAAGGCCCCTCGCGTTGTACGCAAGAGCGAAGCGGGGGTCGAGCACACCATCAAGACGGTGAACGGACAAGAGTTCACCATCCGAAAGCCGGCCACTAGGCCGCAGACAACCGGCGGGACCGCCACAAAGAAGCGGTCCAAGCGGCAGCATCGTCCGACGAAGAAGGCCGCAGGCTCCCAAACCTCCCCGTCGTCGCGCCCTCAGCGCCGTCGACCGCCCGTCGAGATTGTGGAACCGCCCGAGACGGCGCGCAAGCAGATGCTCGTACGCAGCAGCCCCCATCAGACACAGATCGTGGTGCTCGAGGGCCCCGTCCTCGTTGAGCATTATGTCGCAAGTTCGGACCGAAAGTCCCTTGTCGGGAATGTGTATATCGGCAAGGTGCGCAATGTCCTTCCGGGCATGGAAGCCGCCTTCATCGACTTCGGTGAAGGCAAGAACGGCGTTCTGTACGCAGGGGATGTCAACTATCGCGAATACGACCTCGATGGCAAACCGAAACGCATCGAGAACGCTCTCAAACCGGGTGACGGAGTTCTCGTCCAGGTCGTCAAGGACGCCATGGGGCACAAAGGGGCGCGACTCACCAACCAGATCAGCCTGGCAGGGAGATACCTTGTCCTTGCGCCGAACGAGGAAGTCCGCGGCATCTCTCGTCGCCTCTCCGACGACGAACGTAGGCGTCTGCGTGAGATCGTCGGAGATGTCCGACCGAACGGAACGGGCATCATCGTGCGCACCGCCGCTGAGGGAGCGACTCGTGACGACATCAAAGCCGACATCGACCGGTTGAAGGAGATCTGGGACACGATCGACCGCGATCGGACCACGGCCAGCGCACCTGCCCTCATCTACGAGGAGCCACCGCTCGTTATCCGTGTCATCCGGGAGCACTTCACGCGGGACTTCAAACGACTCCTCATCGACGATCCCGATACGCATGCCCTCGTCCTCGACTATCTGAAGGGAACCGAGGCCGATCTCGTCGACAAGGTGAAGCTGTACGACGACGAACTCGCCCTCTTCGAGCGCTATCACGTCGAGGACCAGCTCCGCAAGGCACTTGATCGCAAGGTTTGGCTCCCATCGGGAGGCCATCTCGTCATCGACAGGACCGAGGCTTTGACCGTCATCGATGTCAACACGGGGCGGTTCGTTGGGAAGAACAACCTTGAGGAGACCGTCCTCGAGAACAATCTTGAGTCGGCAGAGGAGATCGCACGCCAACTCCGCCTGAGGGATATCGGTGGCATCATCGTGATCGATTTCATCGACATGGAGGACCCCAAGAGCCAAGATGCGGTCCTCCTTCGGCTCCGCGAGCACCTCGCGAAGGACAAGACGCGAACCCAGGTGTTCGATGTGTCCCATCTCGGACTGGTTGAGATGACGCGCAAGAATGTCTCAGCTGGCCTCCTCGAGTCCTTCTCCGAAACCTGTACCCACTGCAATGGCCGCGGCGTTCTGCTCCACGAGGAGGCTGCTGCCACCGGGGTCCCCGCGCACGACGCCGGAGTCCAAGAGGCAGCGGACGAGCTGTGA
- a CDS encoding rod shape-determining protein — protein sequence MNSLLSFAGRDMAVDLGTANTLVFVRGQGIVLNEPSVVAMNTRDNRPLEVGMAAKRMIGRTPSYIQAIRPLRDGVIADFDVTEKMLRYFIDKVHTGRFAARPRIVICVPSGITAVERRAVEEAAYHAGARRAYTIEEPMAAAIGVGLPVHEPTGSMVVDIGGGTTEVAVISLGGIVVSKSSRIGGDELDEAIIQWVKKEYSLMLGERTAEQIKMAIGSAWPYADEPAAEVRGRDLITGLPKTIVLSSAEVRESIEEPVQSVVDAVKYTLDKTPPELAADIMERGIVLTGGGAYLKGLDVRIAHETGMPIVTADRPLHSVVLGSGACLEEFDVLHVVLQSSGRA from the coding sequence ATGAACAGCCTTCTCTCATTTGCTGGCCGCGATATGGCGGTCGACCTGGGCACGGCCAACACCCTCGTTTTCGTCCGCGGACAGGGCATCGTGCTCAACGAGCCATCGGTCGTTGCCATGAACACCCGCGACAACCGCCCACTCGAGGTCGGGATGGCCGCGAAGCGGATGATTGGACGGACACCGTCGTACATCCAGGCGATCCGGCCTCTCCGTGACGGCGTCATCGCGGACTTCGATGTCACCGAGAAGATGCTTCGGTACTTCATCGACAAGGTCCACACGGGTCGTTTTGCCGCAAGGCCACGGATCGTCATCTGCGTCCCGTCAGGAATCACCGCTGTCGAGCGAAGAGCGGTCGAGGAAGCGGCGTATCACGCCGGAGCGCGTCGTGCCTACACGATCGAAGAACCGATGGCGGCGGCGATCGGCGTCGGTCTCCCTGTCCACGAGCCCACGGGCTCGATGGTGGTCGACATCGGCGGTGGAACGACCGAGGTGGCCGTCATCTCGCTCGGGGGGATCGTCGTTTCGAAGTCATCGCGTATCGGCGGCGATGAACTCGACGAGGCGATCATCCAGTGGGTCAAGAAGGAATACAGCCTCATGCTCGGTGAACGGACTGCCGAGCAGATCAAGATGGCGATCGGGTCCGCATGGCCATATGCGGACGAACCTGCCGCTGAGGTTCGAGGGCGCGATCTCATCACGGGGCTTCCGAAGACCATCGTGCTGTCAAGCGCCGAAGTGCGCGAGTCGATCGAAGAACCCGTTCAGTCCGTTGTCGATGCGGTCAAGTACACCCTCGACAAGACACCTCCTGAATTGGCTGCCGACATCATGGAGCGTGGCATCGTCCTCACGGGGGGCGGCGCCTATCTCAAAGGGCTCGATGTTCGGATCGCGCACGAGACCGGCATGCCGATCGTGACGGCCGACCGCCCGCTCCACAGCGTTGTGCTGGGATCCGGGGCGTGTCTCGAGGAGTTCGATGTGCTTCATGTCGTGCTCCAGTCGTCCGGCCGCGCCTAG
- the ndk gene encoding nucleoside-diphosphate kinase — protein sequence MADEHTFVMVKPDGVARHLVGEVISRLERKGLALVNMQMLTIDTELADRHYAEHVDKAFYPELVSFITSGPVVAMEWSGERAVEVARSLMGVTDPAAAAPGTIRGDFGLAITENIVHGSDSVASAERELGIFFP from the coding sequence ATGGCAGATGAGCACACCTTCGTGATGGTCAAGCCCGACGGGGTCGCCCGTCATCTCGTGGGTGAGGTCATCAGCCGCCTCGAACGCAAGGGTCTTGCGCTGGTCAACATGCAGATGCTGACCATCGATACCGAGCTCGCCGATCGGCACTACGCCGAACATGTCGACAAGGCGTTCTACCCGGAACTCGTTTCGTTCATCACCTCGGGTCCGGTGGTGGCTATGGAGTGGTCAGGTGAGCGCGCCGTCGAGGTCGCAAGGAGCCTCATGGGTGTCACCGATCCGGCCGCCGCGGCGCCCGGCACGATACGCGGGGACTTCGGGCTCGCTATCACCGAGAACATCGTCCACGGCTCGGACTCGGTTGCAAGTGCCGAGCGTGAGCTCGGCATCTTCTTTCCCTGA